In Natranaerovirga hydrolytica, a single window of DNA contains:
- a CDS encoding TIR domain-containing protein yields MKEWIDEQLKGTFVTVILIGNETADRKYVQYEIKKSAE; encoded by the coding sequence ATTAAGGAGTGGATTGATGAACAGTTAAAAGGCACCTTTGTAACTGTAATTTTGATTGGGAATGAAACTGCGGACAGAAAATATGTTCAGTATGAAATTAAGAAAAGCGCTGAATAA
- a CDS encoding sigma-70 family RNA polymerase sigma factor: MEQSKEMVRFLNELNQSYGDILTLRYYYDLTISEVANMLNIRK, translated from the coding sequence ATGGAACAAAGCAAAGAGATGGTAAGATTTCTTAATGAGTTAAATCAGTCATATGGAGACATACTTACTCTTAGATATTATTACGATTTAACCATATCTGAAGTAGCAAATATGTTGAATATCCGAAAATAA